Within the Butyrivibrio sp. AE3004 genome, the region TATGCGAAAAGAGTTGAGTTGGATGAGATTAGAAAAGAGAGGGAATCATTAGAAAAGAGCAACGTAGAGGATATACAGACTGATGAAAATCAAGAAAAGCAAGATGTTCAGGAAGTGTCTGATACCTCAAGTGATTTTGAACGGGACAGTAGGGACGTTGAAAAAAAGAGTGAAGATTACGAGTATCCAGATATTGATATACAAAGTATCATAGATGACACTAATCTTTACCAATCGCAAGATTTTGGAAAACGAGTAAACATAGAAGAATTCGAATTATATATATGGCCAGAGTACTATTGCCCCATACATGGAGAATTGTTGGAGAAAATACAAGTTGTGGCAACATACGGGAAAGGCAAAAAGTTTGGTGTTATTGTGGACTGCTGTAAGAAATGTAAGAGATTATATGTTAGTCCATTTGAAGTAAATAGTATTGTGGAAGATATAAGACAAAAGAAGATTCCATACATAATAAAAAGGGTAAAATAAATCATGAAAAGAAACTATAATTGGGGATTTGGATTAATTGTATTATATATAGGCATGTTTGTTGTGTGCCAAATCTTGACTAATATAGATGGAGTTTCAAAAACCAGCAGACAGATCAATTATGGTCTGTTTATCATTGCGGGCTTGATTTTCATAGCGGCATTTATCTATTTTTCAAAAATATACAGAATTACAAAGGATCTTCATAAAGCAGCAAAAAAGATCAAAAGTGATTTTGATCAGAAAAATGCATATTTATGGGATGATTACAAGCAAATACCGCCAGAGTCGTTCTTTAAGGCAACGGAGCTTAGGTCTGCATATAAAGCATATAGCATTGAGGCTAAGCGTCTTGAGAGTAAAACAGGTGGGAGTTTTAGGTGTAACATAGAGGACTTCATTAATCGTGAATTGATAGATGTAACGATTAAGAAGAATCTGTTCAATTTAGTGCCAGGAACTATGACTGGATTGGGAATATTGGGTACTTTCCTGGGACTGTCATTGGGACTTCAGGAGTTTAATACTGGTAGCGCTGCGGAAATTTCGGAAAGTATAGCTCCACTTATGGATGGAATTAAAGTGGCATTTCATACCTCCATATATGGTATGGTTTTTTCATTAGTCTTCAATTTCCTTTATAAACAGATAATTGAAGATGCTTATAGTAGATTAGGACAGTTTTTGGATGCATTCGATTACTATGTAATCAGTGATTCATATTATGAGAATAATAGTAGCTTGTATAACATTTTAAAACAGATTCCTAACGACATAGGTCAGCAGATTATGGTGGTGCTGGAACCTGCATTTACAACAATGAATGAAACACTAAAGACTTTCTCAAGGGAAGTTAATGAAACCCAGATGGAGGGAGTCTCTCAAATTGTTGACAAGTTTGTAGAACAAATGAATCAGTCATTAGGTGAAAATTTTGCTCATTTGGGTGAAACAATAGAGAAGACATGCCAGCTGCAAAACGAGAACAATGATTATATGCAAGATATTCTCATTAAAGTTGGAGATATGACAAGTAATCTTATGACGATTAATGAAATGTCTGAGAAGACAATTGAGAGCTTGTCTGGATACATAGAGAAAGTAGAGAAACTTCAAAAAGTAATAAATGATAACTTTATGAGTGTTAATATTCAGCTTGAGTCTCAGAATGAGATGAATGCTAAGCTGAATGAATATATACAAGTATTAACAGAACATGAAAAACAGATGTCAGAAGCTGCAGGTAGCTTGGCAAAAGATATGGCTCTTCAGATAGAAAATCTTGATAAGCTTGAAAAAGATTTGTCTGAGGGTACTAGAGAGAATATGCAGTTGTTATTACAAAAGGCCGAAGAATATAGTAATAGTTTGGCGGAAGTGGCTAAAAAGCAGATACAAGAAGTTATTAATCTCTCTAATAGCAGGACTATGGATATGAATCAAGCTGCGCAGGAACTCTCAAAGGCTTCTGCTGAGTTTGATACGAAGCTTTCAACTTCATTAGATAGGACATTTGATACCTTCGATAGTAACCTGGCTGAAATTGCAAAGCATTTAAGTGGAACGATTTCAGAAGTCGAGGCTACTACAGATAAAGTACCACAAGTGGTGGTGGCTGCATATGATGGAATGGAGAAATCATTTACAGAGATGAGGACAAATCTTGAAGCGCTTATTCATTCATTAGATATTATGCAGAGGAATCTGCCAAGACTTGTTGATAAATTTGATGACAAGAAGTGAGGAAGATGATGTCTAGAAAAAGGCATGAAACAATAGATGAAGAAACAACATACTGGTTATCATATTCAGACATGATGGCAGCACTTTTGCTTACTTTTGTTCTGATTATTTCTTTTACTATGTTACAGGCAAAACGACTGTATGAAGAAAAGGAATCGGAGTTGGAGCAACAACATGAACTTTTGGCAGAGCAGCAGGAAAAGCTGGATGAGCAGCAGATTAAGCTCGATGAACAAAAAAAGATCATGGAAAAGCAACAAGAACAGCTGGATAAAATTATTGGAGTGAGATCCAACCTTGTAGAAGCGTTAAAGGAAGAATTTGATGGATCTGATCTTAAAGTATCAATCGATCCGAATACTGGTGCAATAACATTGGATTCTAGTATCTTATTTGATGTAAATAAATGGGATATAAAAGAGTCAGGACAGGCATTTTTGGAAAACTTTTTACCGCGTTACATTGGGGTATTGCTAAAGCCGGAATTCAAGTCATATGTTTCCGAAATAATAATTGAGGGGCATACGGATACAAATGGTAGTTATATGCATAATCTAGAACTGTCTCAGGATCGTGCTTTATCAGTTGCAAGGTTTTGCTTGATGGATGAGAGCACTGTTCTTAATGCCCGTGAAATAGAAGAATTAAGGCCAATCTTGACAGCCAATGGAAGATCTTTTAGTGATCCAGTTTATGGGGCTGATGGTAATGTGGATTTAGCAGCATCACGAAGAGTTGAGTTTAAATTTAGACTTACAGATGAAGAGATGGTAACAGAGATGATGGAGCTATTATCTTCAAATTAATAAGGACATTTATGGAATATACTTATACCCCTAAAAGACTGCTTCAGGCGGTGGAAGATATTAAAATACAGCATCCATTAGAGCAAGAGATTCCCCAAATTTCTCAGGATCAAAGTCTCTTTGAACTAATAACTAGGCTTGCTAAATTGGAATTGTATCAAGTAAAGGTAAATGCCATTGCATTATCGGATTTAGATGCTGCTAGGGTTGCTGGATATCTACCATTTAATTATTACAATGTTAATATGAAAAATCTATTTTTGATTTTTAACTATCGGTCAAATGATAGATTATGCAAGATATTGTTTAATCAATGGCAGGATTCTTTTTATAATCGCGATTGTAATGCTTTTATTACTGAGCTGCTCAATATGGATGAGAAATTTATAATGATGATTCGAGGATGTCATTATAAAGAGGATGAATTCTCTAAGGCACTGGAAGGGAATCATATTATACTTCTTTTGATAAAGAAGTTGAAATCAACACCATTCCCTGTCGGAACGGAGCTTGGAGAAAAACTTCAGTACTGGGGCATAAGGACAGATAGTAAATTGTTTCGAGCTATTAAATTCTTGTTTTATACCTTTTGTGAGAAAGAGGATTATCTTGCAATAACTAAAGGAGAACTTCTTTCTACAGTAAGAAGATATGCTGAAAAGGATCAGGAGGTATTAAAGAAGTTCTTAATTAATTTTATATCAAAATTTGAACATCGTGAATTAGAGAATTACCCAGAGTTAGCGTCATTTCTTGTTACACAGACGGGTGAAGTAAATACGGATAAGTTTAAAAACTTCTTCGAGGGTGTAGATTATTCGATAGTCAAAAAGTATATAAACTGGATAAACATAAAGATTATTAATGAAGTATTTGGCTATGATGAGAGAAGTAGATTTTGGAAACAATATGAATACTTGTCAGTCAGAAAATATTATAGAAGTAATTCTGTTGTGATGGAAATGGAAAAATACTATGCAGTAGAATTCCTTGGGAAAGCTATGGGGCCGATATACATCTATAAGAAAGAGGTATTTGACAGTCAAGTAAGAAAATGGTTTGTATATAACAATAATTCTGAAGTGAGATCGCTGCTATTTAATAACCAGGATTTATGTGTGCTCAGGCGTGCACATAATTCGGGTTGGGAGAGAGAAATAAACAGATATCTTATATCTAACCATATGACACAAAAGATAGTGGTATAGAGGGTGTGCGATGAAATGTATAAGGTGTGGTGCTGAATGGAAATCTAGTAATATGCATCCTCCAATGAAAAAATGTCCGGTGTGTGGAAACGATTTTGATAAAAATAGAGGGCAAAGAGTCTTTTCATCAGAGGGTGAACTTATCTATGTACTAAGAAAAGAGGAAGGAAAGACTATCGTTTCTGAACCTAAGAGGGTATTTGCTTTTTTAAACGATTATTTTCCAATGAATGAGGGATTTCGAAATCAGTATCTTGCACTGTATGATAAAGGTTTTGCTGATACAGTATCGCAATACTTTTCTGGTTCTTTGCAAAACAAAGACATATCTGATTTTGTGCAATCTAATTCTAACGATGATGCTTTTGTTGATGCAATTCTTTTTTCCTTAAGTGTGGTTGAGTCTAATGGAACAGATTTCAATGATCCGAAGTATTGGATGAATGTTTTGAATCAGTTATCAAGTGATGAGTATAAATCAACAGTATTAAAGCATGCATCTGAGCTATCTGATGATTCAACTATATCGGAGAAAATCATTGAATTAGAGTTAAACAGTGGAGATATTAAGCGAGCTGCAGAAAAATTAGAAGAATTGGCATCAAAGGGTAATCCAGATGCACTTTATAAGATAGCAACAATGTACTTAGAAGGGGAGTATTACGAGAAGAATTTAAAAAAAGCAGTATCACTATACAAACTATCTGCGGATAAAGGGAATGTCGAAGCTGAATATCGACTCGGGGTTATAAGTGAGGATTGCAATGAGGTCGAACTAGATGATTGTATCAGCTATCTAAAAAGAGCTTCCGATAAGGACCATATACAAGCGCAGTGTAGACTTTATAGTACTTTGTATAAGGATGATAAATCAAAGATAGAGGCAATTGGATACTTAAAAAAAGCGGCATTCCAAAATTACCCGCCTGCCATGTATGAGTATGCTATGCATTTGCTATATGGAGACGAAGTTGAAAAGGACATTGAGTCTGCTATAAGATTTTTACAAACAAGCGCAGACGGAGGCGATAAGGATGCAATCAGTAAATTAGTTTATTTATATACAACAGGGTATGAAGTTGAGCGTGATGAAGAAAAAGCAAATCATTATAGGAAAATGATAGAGAGGTAATAGAGATGGGCTTTTTTGATTGGCTTTTTGGCACACCCAAACCTGCAACGCCGAATGTGCAGTCGATTTTACCGGACATTGCGAAGAATGAAATAATGAATGGAAGGCTTCCACATATTAATCCTGACAAATTGTTTTTGAAAAGAGGCGAGATATGTCATTATGCGGATAAAGCAATGTTGGAGGTTACTAAAACTAAAAAGACTATAAATTCGAGACACGTAGGACATAGCGTTCCGGGGCTTTTAAAAGGAAATAGATGGAATATGGGAAGAACGGTTTCATCTATAGACGAGGCTGTAGAAGTCAACGAGTATAAGGGGATTTTATATATAACTAATAAGCGGATTGTATTTAATTCAAAAGGCATGGGGTTTGATAAGCAGTTTCAATATTTGTCTGCGTTCAATCCTTATGCTAACGGAATAGAACTTCAATATGGAGCAACAATCTATAGGTTGTTTGTCCCTGACGGTAATGTAGTATATCGCGTAATTCAAATGCTTCAGTAGTAGGAGGTATCTAAGTGGAAGGATTATTAAAAAAAGGGCAGCAACTACAGAGCTATAGTAATAACAACATAGTTTATGTTGTAGGCGATTGTTTAGGCGCTGGCGGACAAGGTGAGGTTTACGTTGTGGATTCTCCTACGGGGAAAAAGGCTTTGAAGTGGTATTTTAAAGCTACAAGTACTGCTGAGCAAAAGAATACCATAATGAATTTGGTTCAAGATGGAAGCCCAAGTAAAAATTTTCTTTGGCCAGAAGATTTCATTGTCAGTAATGATGGTACGTTTGGCTATATCATGGAATTAAGGCCTAAAGAATATAGAAATATCCCAGATTTATTAAATAGAAGAATCGAACCTGATCCGACTTTTGAGAAGCTTATTCTTGCAATTTATAATATGGCAAAAGAGTATGAAGAGCTTCACAAAAAGGGCTATAGTTATAAAGATATATCGGAACAAAATATTTTCTTTAAACCGGATACTGGGGATGTATTGGTTTGTGACAATGATAATGTTTCAGGTGATGGACTAGATGATAGTGGAGTGTATGGAACTATGAGATATATGGCACCTGAAATTGTAAGAGGCGAGGCATCTCCTAATAGGAATACAGATTTATATTCACTTGCAGTACTTATTTTTTGTATGCTGTTTATAAGTCATCCTTTGGAAGGGAAGAATGAGGCGAGTATTCACGCATTGGATGAAAATGCATTAAAAGGATTATTTGGAAAACATCCAGTTTTTATTTTTGATCCTAATAATGATGAGAATAGGCCTGTTCCGGGAATTCATGATAATGCAAATATTTATTGGAACCTTTATCCACAATTTCTTAAGGACAAATTCATCACTGCATTTACAGATGGCTTGACTGATCCTAACGCTAGAATTGTTGAGAAAGAATGGCGCGATACAAGTATAAGATTGCTGGATAGCATAATGATATGCCCGGTGTGTGGAGCGGAAGTTTTCTTCGATGAGGAAAAAGATGTACATGGGCAGCCGCATATATGTTGGGGATGTGGAAATACGATTACTGCACCTCCGCAGATTAGAATCGGAAAACATAGAATACTTTTGAATCTTACCACAAAGATAAATGAGCATCATATTAAAAACAATTACAATATTTCCAAAACGGTAGCCAGCATATCTCAAAACCCCAAGAATCCGAGTCAATGGGGACTGAAGAACGAAAGTGATGCGCCGTGGACTTATATAAGAAATGATGGTTCTCAGGTTATCGTAGCGCCAGGGCAAAGTGCAGCGTTGGTTTCTGGAACAAAAATCAACTTTGGTCAGATAGAAGGAACCATTTAAAAGAAATAATAAACAATTTTAATGAAATTGAGGGTTATAAACGTTCAAGGAGGTGTAAAAAATGAGTGAAATGATACGTCGACCCGGTGGTGAAATGGCTAAACGCCCTTTGAATTTCTTTTGGGTAGTGGATTGCTCTGGTTCTATGAGCGTAGAAAACAAAATGCAGCAGGTTAATTATGCCATTCAGTCTACTATTCCTGATATGAGAGAAGCTGCTAAAGACAATACAAATGCACAGTTATATGTGCAAGCGATGCAGTTTTCTACTGGGGCAACTTGGCTCACAACGCAACCTGAAGAAATAGAGACATACCAATGGCGAGATATGACTGCTAGTGGTGTTACTGATTTGGGAAAAGCATTTGAATTATTATGTGGTCAGTTAAGTATTCCTCCTATGTCTGATAGGGCATTACCACCAGTTATTGTTTTACTTTCTGATGGACAACCTACTGACTCCTACCGAAGTCAGCTGGATCAACTTTTGAATATGCCATGGGGAAAGAAGGCGGTTAGGATTGCCATTGCCATTGGAAGAGATGCTGACAGATCGGTATTAGAGGAATTTACTGGAAATAAGGAACTCGTTTTAGATGCAAATAATCCGCAGGCGTTGGTTGCTATGATTAAATGGGCATCTACAGTAGCAAAACAGGTTTCCACACCTGCAAGCAGAAGGGCGAATGTTGAAACTTCTACACCATCTGGGGCACCTTCAAGCGTGCAAACTGGACCAGTAACAATAGATTTGGCAGTACCGGATGATTTTGGGGATGATGTGTGGTAATTGTGAGGTGTGCCTATGAGGGTTGTTAAAGTAAATGCTTCTGCTATGGGAGCATCTCATAAGCGTAGTAAGAATCCAAAATGTCAGGACGCGAATCTTGTAAAGACTCTTCCTGACCATACTATTGTTGCTTGTATTGCAGACGGACACGGAAGTGAGAAATGTCGCTTTAGCGATAGAGGAGCGCGTTTTGCTGTAGAAGCATTCTATGAGTTGGTAAGGAAATATTATTCTAATGCTGATGGAAATCATGATAGTATGATGCAGCATTTGAAAAAAAGTGAGACGACAAAGTTTGTGCAGCTCTTTCATACCATATGGAAGCGGAAAATAAAGAATTCTTATGATCAGATTCGTAAAGCATATACTGATTTGAGTCAAATCAAGGAAGTTAATCCGGAATTATACGGAACAACTTTTATTGGAATGATTATTGCTTCTGATTTTGTTTATGGTCTTCAGATTGGGGATGGTGATATGGCTTTTGTGGACAAGAGAGGATATCAGGTGGTTATTAGACCTGATAAATTTCTGGGAGTTGAGACATATTCAATGTCTGAAGATGAGCCATGGAGACATGCAAAGTCATATTTACAGGAAGTTGAATTTGATTCAAATATACCATTTATGTATATTCTGACCACGGATGGATTTGCAAACAGTTTTAAGGATGATGAGCAGTATCAAATATCTTGCGTCGATTATTTTAATACCATATGCAAATATGGTCAGAAGGCTGTACAGACTAATTTGGAAGAATGGTTATCACAGACTAGCGAAGAAGGGTGCGGAGATGACATAACACTAGTAGCTGTAGGTGGAATAGAGGATGAAGATGATAACGAAACTGATGATGAAGGCGATGTAAGTGCAACGGATAATGGTGATGATGCGGACATTTAGCATTTGTTTTGAGGTGCTTTAGTATTTGCCGGGTACAAAACCATTTTCAAGGGCAATAATATGCATTTCACGCAATCTACCTCTATCCCAAAGATTGACATCGGTCATTCGTGCTGTTTCATAAGCTGCTTTGGTAAAGTAACTGTTTGTCATGACAATTGCCTTATTACATTTATAGAAAATCTTCCCGGACACAACTTCTTGAACAGCGTGATTCCCAACATTTCCAGAATATTTTTTACATTGAATTGCGTAGGAGAGGCTACTTTTTTGACATAATATGTCAACACCAAAGTCTCCGCTACCAGAAGTAACCTGTATATTACTGAAACCATTGTATCTAAGTAAGTCAGCACAATAGTATTCAAAGCTATGACCTTCAATAGAGTCTATATCGAATTTAGTAGAAAAAGAGGATTTAGCGGTCATCGTTGATGAGGAAGAGAGCGGCAGATTTGACGTGGTGGGTAGTAAACCATCAGAGCGTAATTGGGCAATAATAGATTCAGCCTCAGACTGAGATATTTTCATCTCAACCTGAAGAAGGCTGACGGATGGATTATTGTATCTTTTTATTATATTTAATGCAGTCTGCAAATTTGAATTCATATAGGGTCTTCTTATGTGTTGGAGGGTATATGATTAATGATCATTATTATTATCATAAACTGAATGGCATTGAACAGGAAGCGTATAAGGTCATATATAAGGCGATAACGCAACGTGAGAAAGAGGCCATTTTTTGTTCTCCGAATCTCTCGATGGAAGATGTTTTCAATATCTATAAAGCAATTATATTAGATAATCCACATTTGTACTATATCGACTATGGAAATATTATGGTATCAAAAGATTCTAATGGAATGATACGGGCGCAAATAAGACAGGTATATTCAGAGGAACAGTGCAAAAAACTAGATGGATTACTTGAGAAATATGCCAAAACCATTTTACAAAAAATTGATTTTACAGGTAAAGATGTGTCTGAGCAAATACATGCAGTCCATGATTTGCTAGCTTCGAATGTTGTATATGATCATGATGTTGCTGAAGAACGAGCAGCTGTGGAAGATATACATTTTTCGCATACAATATTGGGTGTTATTTTAAGAAAAAAGGCAGTGTGTGATGGTATAGCAAAATCTTTTAAATATCTTTTAAATGCTATAGGAATTAGATGCATAGTGGTCACCGGGAACGCTGATAATGATATGTATAATAATGAAGACCATGCGTGGAATATAGTAAAGATAGGCGAACATAGTTACCATATTGATGTTACAAATGATACAAATAGCACTGAAAGTGGGTTTATATGTCAGGATTATTATTGTCTAAATGATGAGCTGATAAATAGAGATCATTCAAATTACAAAGGTATGCCCATTTGTGATAGCCTAGAAGAAAACATGTTTTATAAAAATGGGGCGATAATTAAAAACAATGACGATATGGATGTTTTTATCAAAAACAAACTGGCTTCTGGATCCAATCGCGCATATTTTATGCTGGATTATGTAGATGATATGGTAAGAGTAGCGAATGATATTCAAGAATCTGTAGCTGGTTATATCATGCAAAAAGGAACAAAAGCTAAAATATTTACTGTTTCTAATGAGAAAATGCGAACGGTTATGTTAACAGTTGAAGAGTTTTAATTACCAGAATGGTAGAAGGATACCTATGAAAGACTATTGGATTTATGGAATAGGATTCTTTATTGCGACACTTGTGATTCAGTATTTTGCGTTTCGGGTTCGAAAAGGTAAAAAGGATAACTGGGCCATCATGACCGGAGAAACGGCAGTGATCGCTATATGCTTAATAGGAATTTTAGAACATAATGAAATACATTATGCTTCTATTATAGGCTTTGTATTGGCAGATTTGATAGGAAAAGCAGCAGGGTTGCACTGAAAATGGAGACTGTGTTTTAGACTTGTTTCTGGTAATGAATGATTTGTTATATTATTCCTTTATGATATTTCTGATAGAATAGTTCAAATGTCGGGGATTTAAGTAAGTATATAGTTGCACCTCGTGTTTTGAAGGAGATATAATTTATTCACATATTTTTGTAGCAGAGGTGTGAATATGAAGCGAATTGTTACTAGAGTAATGGTTGTTGCGGTTTGTATGTTGTGCTTTGTTAGCTTTGATAGCCATGCATATAAACATTCTTATAGTGAATATAAGCAGGCAAAAGAAAAGGCCTACCAGCAGTATCAAAAAGAGAAGGAAGAAAGCTATCAACGTAATCGTGGTAAGAGCTACTCTGAAAGAAGAGCAGACTACGAGGCTGTTCATGATAGAGGTATAGCAAATTATGAGAAAGTATACCAATATTATCATGATGGAACAGGAAGCGCATATGTAAGTGGTAGTAGTAATACTACGGTTGGGCAGGCTTCAACGAGTACTGTTTCTAATTATGTGAGTCCTAATATTTCAGATATTACAAAAGTGACTGACAAAGCTCAGATTATTGCTGTGTATGATGAAAATTATTATTTAAGCAATAATCCTGATGTTGCACAGTCAACCGGTGGTGATTCTGCAGCAACTTTACAGCATTTTCTTAAGTATGGAATCAAGGAGGGACGTGCTGGAAATGCAGAATTTAATGTAAGCATTTATAGAGCCAAAAATGCAGACCTTGATGCGGCATTTGGTGATGATCTTGCAAAATACTATCAGCATTATGTGAATAATGGGAAATTAGAGAACCGAGTAGCACACTAATTTAAATTAAGGATAAGGGTATATAAGGGTTACGGAATGCAACCGACTGGTTGCGTTTCGTAACCTTTTCTATTGCGTTTATTTTTTCTGCTTAATATAATCAGCTTAATCAGAGTCGACACTGATAGGAGCAGAGATTATGGATGAAACTGATAAGAAAATCTTGGATATGATCAAGGGTAATGCCCGCATGAGTTTCCAGGAGATTGGTAATCAGCTGGGTATTTCCCGGGTGGCTGCAAAGAAAAGGGTTGATAAGCTCGAGAAGGCAGGAATTATTCGCGGCTATAATACCTATATCAAGAGAGATGATGAGATAACCATGTTATTTGATATCATCACTGCAGAGGGAGCCTTTGAAAGAGTCTTGGAATATGTAGCAACGCGGACAGCTTATGTGCGTCAGATTGTTACTACTCATAAAGAAAATCATATTCATATGGTGGCAGTATCAGATTCTTCTAAAAATCTCAAGTATTTGGCCAAGATGATTGACAAGGACTGCGGAGATGATATTAAAGAGCTACATGTTCGCCAGGTCCAGGAGGTCATCAAGGACGTTTATGGAGGAATTAAATATGAACCAGGATCAGTGTCGAACACTAGCGCAGATAATGGAAACAATGGCAGGCTATAGAGTTCACGAGAAAAAAGGAGGAAAATTTTATTTCAACCTGTATCTGAGTAATAGTATGAGTGAAGCGCCAATAGAGGCTCTGGAGCTTGGAGTCCGGTCATATAACTCATTGAAAAGAGCCGGTTATACAAATATCGGAGAATTAGCCGAGGCAATAGCCGATGGTATCGATCTCAATAAGATAAGAAACTGCGGTGCTAAAAGTAGCAGAGAAATAATGGAAA harbors:
- a CDS encoding DNA-directed RNA polymerase subunit alpha C-terminal domain-containing protein, translating into MAGYRVHEKKGGKFYFNLYLSNSMSEAPIEALELGVRSYNSLKRAGYTNIGELAEAIADGIDLNKIRNCGAKSSREIMEKLFIYQFNVLPQGRREQYVKDVMLLNARKHEYGEV